The window CCACATCCGCCGGACTCGCCACGAGGAACAGCCCGGGCAAACCCCATGTCATTGCCGTGTCGACGAACCCTGGCTTCACTGTCATGACGTGTATGCCGGAGCGCGCCATGCGGTTGCGATGACCTGAAAGGAAGGTCTGAAATCCGGCCTTGGCGGAGCCATATGCGTAATTTGAAAACCTGCCCCTGTCACCGGCGACCGAACTGACGCCAACCACTTCGCCCTTGCCGCGCCGCTCTTGTTCCGGAGCCAGACGAAGCAGGAACTCCGCTGCGCCGGTGAAATTGTCGATTACCATCGGGGCAAAGAGTTCGGGTTCTTCCTGTACTTTTTCCTGGGGCGGCATCGACCCTGCGAACACGGCCGCGCTGACGGTGCCATCAAAGGCTGCGGCACGGGCAAGCGCTGGCCCGAAGGAACTGCTGTCGCGCAGATCGAAGGCAAGAATCTCGACGCTCTCGGCACCACGGAGATGCAGATCCTCCGCGCTGCGTTTCAGATCCTCCATGTCCCGGCCAAGAAGGACGATCGCAGCGCCCTCATCCGCGAGGTGGCGACCGAAGGCACGCGCCATCGCCGAACTCGCGCCGAGTATGAACCAGAGATCCGCCATTACTTGTCCCCCCGCAGTTTCAGGCGCCGGGAAAGATCCGTTTCGAAATATCCGGCGAAGTCGGCGCGGCTCAGAGCCGCACTGAATTCCGGCAGATCGGGATACATTTTGCGCAGGCTCTCGGCATCAACGGAACTGTCCTTGGCCAGATAGATACGTCCATTGGCCTCTTTCGTCAGAGCGGTCAGGCGTTGCAAAAGAGAATCGACGTTGCCGCGATTCGGCAGATCGACCGCAAGCGTGTAACCCT of the Algicella marina genome contains:
- a CDS encoding SDR family NAD(P)-dependent oxidoreductase, coding for MADLWFILGASSAMARAFGRHLADEGAAIVLLGRDMEDLKRSAEDLHLRGAESVEILAFDLRDSSSFGPALARAAAFDGTVSAAVFAGSMPPQEKVQEEPELFAPMVIDNFTGAAEFLLRLAPEQERRGKGEVVGVSSVAGDRGRFSNYAYGSAKAGFQTFLSGHRNRMARSGIHVMTVKPGFVDTAMTWGLPGLFLVASPADVAQDIASGLRKKRNVIYTPWFWMGIMTIIRTVPERIFKKLSF